Part of the Lolium rigidum isolate FL_2022 chromosome 6, APGP_CSIRO_Lrig_0.1, whole genome shotgun sequence genome, GGAGAAGAGGGCGGAAATCAACGAGAGGGTTCCCCGCACCGGGGAAGAACTTGCCGACGACGCGGACGACGGACCGGCCGGCCCTGTCGGCGCCGTGGACCCGGACGAGTGGCCCAGAGCATTTCACGATGGGCTGGTGTTTGGCCCAGCTAATACGAGGACCACTTGGTAGGCCGTCGCACGCTTCTAGGCTGGTgttggcctcttcctcttccaattctgttttttttttacctGTCAAGGTGGTGGATTTATATGTCTCTTTCGACCTTTGAGGTTAGTTTACTTTTCCGCATTTTTTTTCTAAACCGAGATATATTTTGCGAAAGTGTTTATATTTGGAACCCAACTCAATAACCTCTTGCGCCATTTTTCATCTAGTCAACAATGTTGTTGTGGCTGGTGTTGTGAACGGAGGGTGAGACACAGAGGATCTATGGAATAGATACGCGTGAAGAATCTGGAGCTAATGGAGGCGTAGCTTGGGGATAAGAGGATCTTCGGAGCCACTACTATCATCTTTAGAGACATAGCTGAAGAAACCCCTCTGAAAGGGGTTGAACAAGCCAATAATAAAGAATACAGTGATGCAACATAGTAAGTCTTGATGTCTTCCAAGCCTAAAAAACCAATCTATTTATGATGTGACCCCACTCCCTCGATATATGAGTGATGCATGTTCATCACTCTAGAGAAACTGAAAACTGAGAGACTCTAAAACTGGGAACACGATGTATAGTTTGGGCAAGGTGAGTGTGAAACCACCTCAATACTTTCCCTTTTATTggcttgtgtgtgtgtgagtttgtCTATATAGCTCTTCAATTTCAGCACATGCACTCGTTTATAGTTACCAGCAAGTGGCCCACATTGCGATAGAGATATCATTATATTGTATGAGGTACATATAGGCCATGCATGATAAATAATTTTAACATATATTGTTTCATGACATAAATAATCTTATTTATTTCAATTAATaatcttaatttctattttgtacATAATCATAAGAAATATtggtttttcatgaaacttgacgaacacacatatattatataGATGTACATGTAGACTTTTCTGTCAAAATTTTCGACACTTCgaactttttttttgttgctAGTGGAGCATGTGCATCCAGGAACCAAATTGATTTTCCCTTAACTGTGCAAACTCATTATGAAAATCCTTGCTGCGCCACTCCTAGCATGCAGAGCGGGGCGAAATGATTCCTCAAAGTAGGAATAATAATTTGGGAAATTACTTGAGATGAAGTTGGAGCAACAAGGACATGGTAAGGAACCATCCAGTAGTAGCAGTAAGCTGCATACAAACTAGATTGTGATCGAAATGAATACTATGAACTCTGCGCCACCTAAATCCGTTGTTAGGGACATGGACATGCTCAAGTCTGACGTATAGCAAAATGTGGTCACCCGTACTTATCCTCGTAATACAGCCACGATCCCGCATCCAATTCATTCAAACCAAACCCTAGGCGTGCACGAGCAATCCCCAACTACCAATTCATAAATCCCGGGAGAAGAGGACGGAAATTAACGAGAGGGGTATCACGCACCGGGGAAGAACTTGCCGATGACGCGGACGACGGACCGGCCGGACCTGTCGGCGCCGTGAACCCGGACGACCTGGAGCTCCTCAAGGTCGGAGAAGTCGTCGCCGAGGTCGGGGGCGCAGTCGTGCCactccgcctcctcgccgtcggCGGGGGAGGTGAGGAGCGCCGCGCTGGCATCCGCCGCGAAGTCGgaccccagcaccaccacggagaagtccctcccgccgctgccgctgccgccggagcCCGATGCGAGCGCCATGGCCGCCTCGTGCTACAGTACAGAGTTCCTAGAGCGAGCCCGGCGTGCGGTGCGGAGTATGTCCACGGCGGCAACATGCGACTGGCCCAAGAGTATTTCACGATGGGCTGGTGTTTGGCCCAGGTAATACGAGAACCACTTGGTCGCACACTTCTAGACTGGTGCTGGGCTCTTGCTCTACCAATTCTGTTACTAGCTAGGTGTTCTACCTATTGTAATAAAAAGAAAGGTAGCTGTTCTAGTATGGACAATCTGTTTTGCAAGTGGTGTATCGCTGCCAGCAGTTTTATAAATATTAGGGTTTACCTGTTGAGGTGGTGGATTTATACATCTCTTTGGGTCTTTGAGGTTAGTCTACTTTTTCGTAGTTTTCTTTTTCTAAACCGGCATTGTATTTACCCTCACGACACTTTTCATACAGTCAACGATGTCGCTGTGGTTGCTGCTGTGAACGGAGGGTGAGACACAAAGAGTCTCTGAAATTGACATGGGGAAGAACCTGGTGCGTAGCTCGGGGAGAAGAGGCGCTTTAGAGACAACCCAAGAAACCCCTCTCAAAGGGTTGTACAAGCCAAAGTAGAAGGATATAATGATGCAACATAGTAAGTCTCGATGTCTTCCAAGCCTAAGCAACCAATCTATTTATGATGTAACCTCACTCCCTCAATGTATGAGTGGTGCATGCTCATAACTCTAGAAAAATAAAAATCAAGAGACTAAAACTGAGGAACATGATGTATAGTTTGGGCAATGTGAGTGTGAAGCCACCTCACTACTTGACCTTTTATTGGCTTGTGTGTGTGAGTGTGTCTATATGGCTCTTCAATTTCAGCACATGCACTCGTTTCTAGTTACTGCACTCGTTTCTAGTTACTAGCAGTGGCCCACATTGCGATAGAGATATCATTATATTGTATGAGATACATATAGGCCATTTATGATAAATAATTTTAACATATATTGTTTCATGACATAAATAATCTTATTTATTTCAATTAATAATCTTATTTTATCTTTTATACATAATCATAAAAATATTAGTTTTTCAAACTTGACAAACATACATAAATtatgtagatgtacatgtaaaaaaatttgtcaaaattttcaacacttcgaagtatgtttttattttttggtagTGGGAGCATATGCACTCGGGAACCAAATTGAATTTCTGCATACTCGTTATGAAAATCCTTGTTGCGCCACTCGTAGCATGTAGAGCGAGGCGAAATGATTCCTCAAAGTAGGAATAGTAATTTGggagcttagagcatcttcagtcgtgtCTCTCAAACTGTCCCCTAAATTGTTCTCAGTCGCGcgccgaacgaaacacgtcccccaaacggtcGATCCAACACCGTTTGGGggccgcgactgaagatgctattACTTGAGATATAGCAAACTAAAAAATAAACAGATAAATATGcattatgatttttttttggataacGAATGGTGTTGGACTGTTGTCGAAATGACTCTATCGCATCAACTTATTACTATAGTTGACAAAAAAAATGGCATTAGACTCTGGATAGTGGGGCCCATGGCATCATAGCAACTCCTCAAAGCGGTGGATCGCAACCTCCAAATCATCGATGGCGGGCTTTTCATCCCCActtccaaaccccaaaccctagcaaAATCCGTCGCCCCCACCCTCACCCTCCACGCAGATGGCGCCACCGTCGGCGGCGAAGAAGCGCAAGGTGCATCTCCCGGCGAACGAGGAGCTAGCGCGCAAGATCCTCGAGAAGCGCAGCTCGTTGGCGGCGGAACAGCCGGGCGGCGGTCTCTCGGAGCACCAGGGGATCGCGCTCTCCGCCGCCTACCGTGGCGTCTGCCTCGCCAAGGAGCCCTTCCGAACCCCCGCTGACCTGGCCCGTATCAAGTACGCACTTCGCCACCTCTCGACTGTCCCCAGTTTCGCTGTTGAGACGAGAGCTCGCAGCGAGACTAGGATTTGGTCGATTCTAGGTCGTGTGCTGTCGATCGAGCGGCAATGTCGCACTCCTCTGGCCTAGTCAGTCGCAGATCAGGGGCCCGTGTTGGCGCCATGTTACTATGGAACACTGTAAGGCGTATGGATTGGTTTGGGTGCCTTAACTAAGGGatctggatttgtttggtttgtagAATCATGTTCTAGTTCCcgtatgtttatttatttatttaatataCTTCAAGTAGTCGATTTCCTGCTGGTGTATGGCCAAATGGATTTTAGGTGGTAACCATTTTTATCTGGTGAAATGCGATCTTGTTCATACCACTTAAGTAGCCATTCAACTTGAAATTGGCTTGTATGTATATAACTAGAGAAGAGCTATAGCAGTATGGCCTTAGTTTGCATCCATACGGAATTCTgtacttttcttctttctttcttctgtGTGTTGAGTTGAGACATGGAAATGTTAATCTCCACATTCAATTGCATCAGATTCTCAGAAACTGGATAATTTTTGATCACTGGCGTTGCTGCTTTGGCTCTGTTATTTTTGTCAGGGGCGTTGGAGATTGGGTCGTTCATGTCATGGAAGACTCCTTTCCAATGCCCACCATAGATTTGTCTCCTCCAGAAAGTAATACACCAGGAGAAACGGGTAATTGTTTCTATGATTCCTCACGTGTCCCCTGAAATCAGTTCTTCCTGTTCCATCATCATGCTGACATATCTTCTGCATCATCAGTTCTGTCAACAGTGAATTTAATGAACACATGTTTGTTCTATTAGATCTTAAAGAGTACTGTCATTTTCTGCAgggaagaaaagaaagagaacaaAACCTTATGTGCCGCGGATTAATTCAGCTGCTTACGCAATAGTGATCACTCTCCACAGGTATGGTTTTCTTAGGGTCTGTCTCACCTAAATTTTGTTATTTAGACGCCAAAAGTAATGCTAGTAACCTTAGTACAAAGAACACCATTTAACCAGTCAAAGTAGGAAAAAAACATCTGAATATGCAAGAGGATACATTGACATTTGATTTTACCTCTAGGGCAATGGACGAAGGGAAGGCTTTTATGATGAGGCAAGAGCTTATCGATGCCGCTGAAGCCAGTGGTCTGTCACGAGATGCAATAGGGTACAGTTCCAGTAATTATGTATATCGCACGGTTGCTGATTTCAGCTGAAATTTAGTGCATCGCTGACTATGTCCGTTTTATTATGAGCAGCCCAAACAACTACAAATCAAAACAGGTGAATTCCTGCAAGGAATGGTACACTGGATGGAGCTGCATGACGACGTTAATATCTAATGAAGTGGTTACAAAGTGGAGTAACCCTGCAAAGTAATATACTAGGCTCATCTCCTTGTTTATCATAACTTTTCTGTTCTTTATTTAAAAGAATTATATCTTGTAGAGGGATTAACTCCACACAGTTTGCATGCATGTATTAGACCCCTCAAGTATTACTACTTCTATCTCAGGCTATCGCTTTGCTAAATTTTGTGTACGACTGTAGGCTGCTAAGTATTAATCGTCAAATTTTGTGTAGCCAGAGCTTTGTTAAATGATAATAGGATAATTTAATGCACTCAAGATTGGGGATACCAGGGCTATCAACTAGTGCATGCATGAACTTGACTCCTCTCGAGGGTTCATaggatttgtattttagtattaTTGTGTTTGCACTTGTTTGTGCAGTTTATGTTACACTCACAAGATCAAAACCCATTCACCTGTTTTTCTATGGTTGTGGATGAACCGATGCCAAAAAAGCAGGCTAACCTCTGGTGTGTTTTGGTTGATTGGTATATCGGTTCTCTGGTAATAGCAAATGTATCAGAAAATATTTATATTTCAGTTTTTTCCTTGTTGGGCAGATACATGCTAGCAGATAATCAACATCTCATAGTTTGCTATTTAATCATTGTATGCACTTTAGGCAAGTTAATAAGTATATATTTTAAAGATACTGCTCTACTACGATATATCATCGATTTCTCTATTGATGGAATAGAAGAGGCATGCCCAATTCAAGAGCTCTCCTTTAAATTCATTGGTCACATGGACCTGCGACGTGCGTATAGCAAGCTTGTACATGTGGCCATATGGGGTGATCCAGATGTATGGCAGTTGTTTGCTGCATGAACCGGATCCTGCTCCCAGTATCCTGGTCCTACAGTTATCTCCTGTTTTATTTGCATCCCTAGTACAAGGAGTTCACTCTGTTCAAATTCACATTTCATGTATCTGTTTGGGGCTTTATTATTCCAAGCACACACATTCTGTTGAGATAGCTTGGGGCCTTATTGTATTAATTTGTTGTGCGTAGGTATAAGCTAACAGAAAATGGTAAAAAGACTGCTCTTGTATGTCTTAAACAATCTGGATTAGATGATCCTGCAGGTCCATCGACCCATCATTCTGAAAGTGTTGTTCTTAGCGATTCAGATTCTGATGAACAATGTGAAGGGAACAATCCTCTGATAGGTATTCATATATTTGCAATTCATGCACAAGTTTCTAAATGACCTATTGTTGTACCCTGCCTGAACAATGTAATTAATGCCAGTTGCTCATTGCAGGTTCTGAAAATTTTGCTCAAAGTAACGGACATCCAAAAACGAAAGCCGGCAGTTCCAGTTCCTTTGGTATCAGTAAGTTTTCTTTGCAGATTATATACTCTATTAGTATAATATTATTCTTCACTGGTTGTTTCAGCAAATTCCCCCTTTTTTTTTCCAGGCAAGGGGCCTTCTGCTAATTCTCCTCTTCCTTCTTGTGGAATCTTTGGAGAGCAATCATTTAGTGCAACGGTACACTTGACTTCCCCTTACTGTGTTCCATTTTATTTATCAATGGGAACATAACACTTTTTTTTTCTACCAGCAGGGTTCTGCTGAAAACTCTCTACTACCTATGCCACCTCGTTTTTCCAGTGAAAATTTTCTGGAAGCTTACAAAGTAGTGCTGATATTGGATGATCGAGAAACTCTTGGGTTTGTATGATCGTATCATAGTCATGAGTTACTGTATATCTTAGTTGTGTCTGATCTTTAAGTAGGATCATAACAAGCCTGTATTACCAAATAAAAATTGTAAGTCTATTTGCTATTTATGAGTACGTGTTACTGATGATTGGCAGCATCTGTCCATGTTCTCGCTATCCCAGTGATTCGCAGAGACATTCTGTTTCaacttttattttttttcttgttaAAATAAGATAGATAAGGGTTCCCACATGCTTGTCCAGTTTCTGTTGGATGTTTTTgttaaaatactccctccgtcccataggAGGTGCCGAGGTGGCGTATAAACTTAGTCAAAATATCAATGTTTTCAAACTTTTACCAAATATATTGAAGAAAATATCAACAACTATACTATTAAACAAGTATATTATGAAAATATATCTTATgatgaatctattgatattgagtTGGCACTACAAATCTTTGTATTCTGCTATATATTCTTGGCCAAACTTTGAAAATATTGACTTTTTATCCAAGTTTATATGCCACCTATTTAGGGACGGAGGAAGTTAAGATAGATAATATTTTTTTGTTAAAATATTTAGAGTGAGTTATAAGACACTCTGATTCCTTATCTTGTGTTCGTAAGTTTTATCTTTTTCCTGTTAACGTTTGATGCATTAATATAAGTTTTAGACTCTATATTGTTAAAAGATCCAATTATTTTCCAAGGAAACAAGTTGATTATCATTGCACCTATTCAATTTTCATGTTTAATTTGATCATCCATCTATGCATCAGAATTCAGTTCTCTCATGGTTGCTACCATTTAATGCAGGAAGCGTTCCACAAGAAAATTTGTTCATAACATACACTCCCAGTTTAAAATACCTGTAGAGGTTAGTTGGATTCAGAGTTATGTGAACTCTTTTTTGTCTTGGCCTACTCTCCCTTTACCTGCTTCCTCTATCTAATTTACTAGTGCTTCTCTAGGTGTTACCTCGTACATTTTTTCGGGTAACCAAATTACACTGCTAAATGTCATTCTTATGCATCGCCCTTGGCTCTAAATTAAATGCCCTTTACTGGAGGCCTGATATGTTTGGTCGCCGTCCCATTCTTTTGATGCTTGCTGGCTGCACTGTTTGTTTGCTTGTGCATACGGGGATAGCATAAAATAGTCTAATACAAATGCTTTGCGTAGATTGAGCTGTTCGTGTAATGTGGCAAAGAAAATGGCGCTGATCCATCTGTTTGAACCATGCCATGCAGATGAAACGCTTGCCGGTTGGAGATGCTATTTGGATTGCTCGCCATAAAGTACTTGACACAGAGTatgttcttgatttcattgttgaAAGGAAAAATGTGGATGATTTAGTTGACTCAATCAGAGACAACAGATACAAAGATCAAAAGCTAAGGATGCAGGTACCATCTGAACTAGCTTTTACTTTTGTTATAGTACCACAGATCTTCCATGTTGACTGCCCCATTTCTCCTTTATGCTTTCAGTTTCTCACTGATAGTGAGAAGACATTATTGTCCTAGATTATTATTTGTTTCTTGTGATAATCCTTATCTGTAGTTGTGGAAATACAAATATTCTTGTCCTAGATTATGTTGCAATTAAATCGATGGTCATAGTCATGAGCCTGTTTCTCAGCACAGTTATGGAGGCATCTTCAAACAGTTATGcaaagaactttgtgtttcctgtATTGGATTCCATGTTTATTTTAGATTTTCTATATTTTCAATTTGGCTGTAATTGGGGT contains:
- the LOC124662344 gene encoding crossover junction endonuclease MUS81-like, with protein sequence MAPPSAAKKRKVHLPANEELARKILEKRSSLAAEQPGGGLSEHQGIALSAAYRGVCLAKEPFRTPADLARIKGVGDWVVHVMEDSFPMPTIDLSPPESNTPGETGKKRKRTKPYVPRINSAAYAIVITLHRAMDEGKAFMMRQELIDAAEASGLSRDAIGPNNYKSKQVNSCKEWYTGWSCMTTLISNEVVTKWSNPAKYKLTENGKKTALVCLKQSGLDDPAGPSTHHSESVVLSDSDSDEQCEGNNPLIGSENFAQSNGHPKTKAGSSSSFGISKGPSANSPLPSCGIFGEQSFSATGSAENSLLPMPPRFSSENFLEAYKVVLILDDRETLGKRSTRKFVHNIHSQFKIPVEMKRLPVGDAIWIARHKVLDTEYVLDFIVERKNVDDLVDSIRDNRYKDQKLRMQKCGLRKLIYLVEGDPNTADSVESVKTACFTTEILERFDVQRTTGYPDTERRYGRLTLSIIDYYSANFSTAADTSRVCMTYDEFVKRCSDLEKVTVSDIFALQLMQVPQATEEAVLAVTSLYPTLLSLAQAYAMLDGDRRAQEDMLMNKSSNLVKAGASKAIFKSVWAEG